A stretch of DNA from Natrinema halophilum:
GACCGAGCCGACACGATCCACGGGTTGGATTGTAGCCGTTTCATCGCCTCATTCCCGTCAGTTTGTCTGACGCCGTTGTTTCGCTGCAACGATTTTAGGGCCGATATGTGCCGCGTTTCATCAGCCACGGGTGCGTGATTCGCGACGAAACTGTTCCGATCGAACCCAATCGAGACGATACAGATGTTACAGATGTGGTTTCGGATCCGCTCGATCCAGTACGCCTTAGTCGGTCGCTATCGGATTTCAATTTCTCACCGAACGGCCGCACTCTACGATATCGGCTGACTCAATCGTTCGAATTCGAGTCGATTAATTCAAATTCCAACTAATTTGCGAAACGAAGTCTCGCTGTTATATTGCTGTCCGTCCCGCAAACAGGTGCCGCACTATGACAGAAAAGCGCATCAATCGGCGTCGATTCACGGCCGGACTCGGCGTCGGACTGGTCGCAGCAGTCGCAGGTTGTATGGACAGCAGCGAATCCAGCAACGAGTCGAGCGACGATTCCGGCGACTCGAGCGATGGAGCCGACGGGACCGACGGCTCGGATTCCGACGAGCCCGAAGATACCGAGTCCGACGACGGACTCGGCAACGAATCCGAAGACGATGGGCTCGGCAACGAGTCCAACGAGACGGACGGCAACTCGAGCAACGAATCCGACACCGGGATGTCCGAAAACGAGTCCAGCGAGGATTCAGAGGTAGAGTACTGACGTCGGTGACGATGCACACGTCGTCGTAGGACCGGTTTTCTTTTTGCGTATACCGAGACAGCATCGGTTCCAATCACGTCTTCGGCCACGCCCCCCTCCTCGCAGATCGGCCTCGATTGCGACCTGAAATCCCAACTGCTTATACCGTTCCGCCGAGGATTCGGACTCGAGGGCACGTAGCTCAGTCCGGAAAGAGCGTCGGACTTCTAATCCGACGGTCGTGGGTTCAAATCCCATCGTGCCCGCTCCAGAACCGTCGGTTTAGGATATCTACTAAAAGGTGAGATAGAGGCCCGATACGGTTCGAATTCGAGGTATTTCCGATGCGGTATTCGTGGTGAGTGTCCGAACTTCGTTCAGCAGTTGAACACCCCTCTTCGCCCGCCTTCGTTTTTCGTTGTCGGGCAGGCCGTGAGGTGGTCGGCGTGACGGTCGCGCCCTGGCCGTCGGTCGTCAACTCGATCTGCCGGCTCTGTGGCGCTTACGTCACTGACCGATTCCGTCGTGTCTTCGGTGACGACGACGATGGAACTAACCGGTGTGATGACTGTGATCCTACGCACGACTGAGCCGCGGCTCCGCTGCTGCCGTTGACGTGGCGATCCCGAGCCGGAAACGCCGCCCGGTCGCCACGGGGGTGGGGCCAATGCGTAACGGGTTCGTTCCGCCGAATCGGCTCTATAATGTCGAGAGTCGGACGCCGGTCGCTCATCCGGCCCATCAAGCGACCGACGAGGGCGTTCGGCGGGTGGTCGAAGGGCGAGAGTTCCGGATCGACGGCGGGCGATCACTGAGCGCTACTGCTCACACCAGTGTCCGAAAATCACCGTTCCCGCAGGTGCAGTTGTCTCTGACCCCAATTGGGCGGATTTCTCCGTCTTCATCCACTTCTGAAGCGAAGATCGACCGACAGTTCACACACCTCGCAGCGGTTCTCTTCCGCACACTGTGGGTCGTCATCGTAACTGTCCACGGGGCCCGCATCGTCATCACTGTCTCTCCAAATCCTGTTGGACCCGAAAGAAGACTATTCCCGATCGAACGGTCACCTGATTCGGACATCGGCCACGAGGAGGGTGATTCTCGGTGAGCCGCTTCGACGAATTTGACGAGTGTGAGCGTTGCGGCGACCGCGTCGACGCGCTCCGACGGCTGTGTCCGGACTGTACCCGCGCGGTTCGCGACGCACGGGAAGGGCCGCTATGAGCGTCGAGGCCGCCAGCCAGAGCGACGGCGGCAGTTTCTTTGTGCCGTCGTAGACGTACTGACGCTTTCGGTCTGGAGCGGCGGATATCGTTTTTCGTGATGCTGATGTCGGAATCGACCCGCTTTCCGGGCGTTCCGTGGAACGGGTATGCTGCGCCGGCGTCGTCGCCGGCGATGTGGCTGCCGGGGATACCGATCAGTACGTCTATCGTTCCGTTGTCGGTCGCGTTGCCGCGGGCGACGGTCCAGCCGTCGCGGGCCTCCGGCACCAACATGGATAACCGCAGTCACGACCAGGATGGTTGTGAATGGCGGGTTAGACCGCGACCTTCCTGTTCTTCGTCTGCGGTGGTGGGACGCCGAGGGGAAGCTATCGTACTCCTGGTTCTCGTAGACCAGCGGGTGGAAACGAGCGACCACTCCGACCGGATTGTGACCACACGAGAGCGGAGCGATCATTTTCGAAGCAGCTGGTCCACATCTCGCCTGAGTCGCTCCCCGTATCGAAGACGGATTTCCCGGGCTTCGTCTAGACTGACGTGATCGTGTCCGTCTATTTCTCGTGTGAGTGGTTCGTATTCCTGAACGGAGAATCCCATCCGCTCGAGGTAGGCAGCTAGCTGTTCCGACTCCAGGCCGTCGTGTATAGCTTCCTGAACATAGTCGAGTACAGTATCGAACTCGGGAAGCGTTATTCCGTCATCTGTCACTTCTCCAGTGTCGCCCTCTATACGAACTTCTGCGTGGTAGAGCTGTTTCATCACGCTATCTACCTCCTTGGTTAGCTGGAGGATCTGACTTGGGAGTGATGTGTCAGGTGCTCGCCACTCGACAGTTGGCATCTCGTCACGTAACCGAACCGGTGTCCAAACGATATCTTGTGGCGAGAAACTCGCATCGATATCGACTTCGTTGACTCCCTCGTTCATGGACGCTTCTTTGAACGAGTCGAAGAGCCGATCAAGTTGTCTCTCCCACTGCCCGACGGTATTGACGTAATCCCAGAGTTGACCGTGCAGTGGAAAGTATTCGTAACATTTCTGCCTATAAATATACGCTCGTGCGCTGTTCGCAGTTCGCTCACCACGGAAGTATGGCGATGAATTGAGCAGTGCCAGTGCCGGGTCGAGGCTGGTAAGAACGTTAAGTTGGTCTGTGACGTTTCGCTTCTCGAAATGTAGATGGGTCCCGGCACAATACTTCGCATAGGCAAAGTTGTCGCCGAGAACGCGTTTTTGTATCCGACTTCGCTTGCTGGGTCGCACCTCGATCGGCCCACTATTGAGCGGAGTCCCGAGCGGGACGAGCGTCTTGTCGAGTTCATCAGCCTTGGAGAGCAGTTCATCTAGTAGCTCTACGAACGTCGATCTGAGGGCCGCATACGACTCACACGGAGGGGTTTTTAGTTCGAGGAGGGGATACACGAACTCTTCTTCCACGAACTCCGAGTAATTTGTGAGTTCTCCCGGTTTCGTGAGGGCGCCGTCCTGATCGACGACCCAGTACTCTACTTCGATACTCTTTTGCATTAATTTGTTATCTTCCTCATTGTGACTCATAGTGCTCCTATCCTCCTTTCTTATTGAGTAAGGCCTCTCGTGCTTTTTCAAGCGACTCCGCTATTTTGGTCCCCCTGTAGCCGAGGATGTCCGAGTACCCGTCCTCTGACATCAAGATCGGATTGAACGGGTCATCCGCGACCAGTTCTTCTCCGTCGACGCTTGCATAGGCCGTTCCCGTTGGGACATATTCGAAATTCTTGACGTAAACCTCGTAGGATCTACCGGGAGGCTTTCGAATTGGGTCGGCCATATGGAAGTAATCCGGATCTCCAGGGGGCGACTCTCCGGGGAGCGCACCCGTCAACTTGAGGAACGCGTAGGCCTGTTTTTCGGCAGCTCCAGCCGCTTCCTCTGTTCCCTGTGGTCCGACTTCTATCTCGACGGAGATCCCGCATGCAGTGATCGCGCCCTCGTTTACTCCCCAGTGGTCAACGACGTATGGCACGGGCATCTGCGCAGCAAGATCGAGTTGCTGGGGTCGAGAACGGTGAATGAGCGCAAATGGCGTGGGGCGAGAATGAGTACCATGTAGTGAGAGCGTCGGGCAGTTCTGAATTAACTCGCTGAGTTGGGCGGCGAGTTGCTCTTCGTGATTTCCGGCCCGGTTGCCGGGGAACGCGCGATTGAGGTCCGAATCCAGATACCGTTTACCCGCATCGACTGCGGCTGAATTGGCAACTACGAACGCGACACCCCGCTTCAGGTCGAGGTCTGCCTCCCGCAAACGGCGTACTGCACGGACGCCACCCGTCTCGTCGCCGTGGACCCCCCCGACAACCACTACCTCTGGCTCTCTCGGGCCTCGAACTGTCACGTCGAGTGACGAAAATCTATTTTCCAAGTTCTTACCTCAGGCGTGAGAGAGACATTCCGTTGCCGTTAAAGTTCTGTCTCTCAGATTGTACGGAAGGAAGATACCAGACTCGTGATTATCGGAAGAATATATTATCACAGTAGCTGGTTTTTCACATCGTGTCTAACAGTGTACCTGTACAATTCATCCGGCGAATGTGTTAGATCCACACACAAACAGGATGCGTGATATCTATCATCTCGGTGTGCCATCGGTCGCTATGGAGCGACGCCGACTCGGGGCGCTCGTCGGTCTGGGGATGGTGATACTGGGTGTCGTGCAGGCGGGCCTGTATGCGGGCCAAGCAGAGTGGATACCCACCGCTCTAGGCCTCTTCTATCTGGCACTCGGCGTCGCATACCTCCGGGCCGAGGTTTTTCACCGCCGATTAATATAGCAGTCGTTGAAACGATGTACCCACCGCTCGCACTGCTGCGGCCAGCGTGCACTCGTTGGCCGCGAATTCGCGATCGGGGTGTGTAATGACGTTCAGCGACTACTCTAATCGCGGTGTCTGAGCTGGAGGGCGGTAAGACGCAGTAAGCCACTTTTCGAGGCCGACCAGTATGAACGGTCGACGACGAAACCGTATGGCTACGTGAAAATATATTGGGAATTTGATTACTTTCGATACATTAAAGATAGCCACTCCTATTAAATAGGACGTCGGCAGCGTCAGTGATGGTCCCACAGGGGATACCGGGGATACGCAGGTCATCGTGATTCATGCATGGCGATTACCATCCCACTGCCGACGTGTACACCCTTTCTACTGCACCAGCCCGCTCGCCGGTGATCCTTCTCGCGGTTGCTCGACTGCATTCGACCTCTCCCGTCGGATTCGGCCAGCGGACACCGACGATCACCGTCCCATCTGACCGTCGATGCGAGCCGTTCTGCCCTGTCTCCGCATGCCGGTGCGGATTCCGACCCACCGTCGACGAACTCAATCGGGCATCGCTGACCGTTGCCGGGCGTACCGATGCCGGTGATCTCGAGCCGGAAACCCTGAATAATCGGAGCAACGACACCAATGTATGGACGGACACGTATGGCGGCTGCTTGTTGATCCGTCGACGTTTTTCGAATCCGACTCGCTCACCCTATCGCAGTCTGTCGGCTTCCTCGTGGCGATCGGTGTGCTGTGTCTTGGCGTGCTCCCACCGACTATCTCGTTGTTGGAATCGCCGGTGATTCCCGACGAAGTGGTCTTCGGCGCGTTTCCTCCGATCAGGTACGTCACGTTCGGCTGGGAAGCGTCGATTCCTGGAATCGTTGGCATACTTGGTGGTGCCCTGATCGCAGAGCCGCTCGTCGCTTGGGTCGCGTTCTCGGTCCTGTTTTATACCCTCTCGTGGCCGGTCGCGAACGAGCGCGGATTCTGTCGAACTGCCAGGTGCGTCGCCTGGGGATTCGTTCCACAGTTCGTCGCGAACGTCCTCGCTCTCGTCGTCCTGTTCGCCACGTTCCCGTCGACACCGACCGAAATCTGGGGTATCGGGGTGACGATACCGGCACGGATCTACGTCTCGCCGCCGACGGTTGGTCCGCTAGCCGCCGCGGTGAGCGCCGTCGGAATCGTCTGTACGCTCTGGTCGGGGTATCTCTGGGCTCACGCGGTCGCAGCCGCTCGCGGGCTGACGCTTCGC
This window harbors:
- a CDS encoding succinylglutamate desuccinylase/aspartoacylase family protein is translated as MVVGGVHGDETGGVRAVRRLREADLDLKRGVAFVVANSAAVDAGKRYLDSDLNRAFPGNRAGNHEEQLAAQLSELIQNCPTLSLHGTHSRPTPFALIHRSRPQQLDLAAQMPVPYVVDHWGVNEGAITACGISVEIEVGPQGTEEAAGAAEKQAYAFLKLTGALPGESPPGDPDYFHMADPIRKPPGRSYEVYVKNFEYVPTGTAYASVDGEELVADDPFNPILMSEDGYSDILGYRGTKIAESLEKAREALLNKKGG
- a CDS encoding glutamate-cysteine ligase family protein, which gives rise to MQKSIEVEYWVVDQDGALTKPGELTNYSEFVEEEFVYPLLELKTPPCESYAALRSTFVELLDELLSKADELDKTLVPLGTPLNSGPIEVRPSKRSRIQKRVLGDNFAYAKYCAGTHLHFEKRNVTDQLNVLTSLDPALALLNSSPYFRGERTANSARAYIYRQKCYEYFPLHGQLWDYVNTVGQWERQLDRLFDSFKEASMNEGVNEVDIDASFSPQDIVWTPVRLRDEMPTVEWRAPDTSLPSQILQLTKEVDSVMKQLYHAEVRIEGDTGEVTDDGITLPEFDTVLDYVQEAIHDGLESEQLAAYLERMGFSVQEYEPLTREIDGHDHVSLDEAREIRLRYGERLRRDVDQLLRK
- a CDS encoding YIP1 family protein, translated to MDGHVWRLLVDPSTFFESDSLTLSQSVGFLVAIGVLCLGVLPPTISLLESPVIPDEVVFGAFPPIRYVTFGWEASIPGIVGILGGALIAEPLVAWVAFSVLFYTLSWPVANERGFCRTARCVAWGFVPQFVANVLALVVLFATFPSTPTEIWGIGVTIPARIYVSPPTVGPLAAAVSAVGIVCTLWSGYLWAHAVAAARGLTLRQGATVVAVPTVLVLGPI